The Agrobacterium vitis genome includes the window GGTGTCGCGTTTGATCCTTTCGCGTTCGAGTAGGATGGTATTGCCGCGTCCGAAGTAGACGTCGGCCGGGGTCAGATTGCTGAGACTCTCGTGATATCGGCGATGATTGTAATGATCGACGAAGGCTGCGATCTGGGCCTCAAGGTCCTGCGAGAAGTAATAGTTTTCCAGCAGAATGCGGTTCTTGAGCGTCTGGTGCCAGCGCTCGATCTTGCCCTGGGTCTGGGGATGGCCCGGCGCACCATGCACCTGTTCGATGGATCGCTGTTCGAGCCAATCGCCAAGATCGGCAGCGATGTAGCATGGGCCATTGTCAGATAGCAGGCGTGGTTTGTGCTCGACTCTCGCCGTGTCGCATCCTGAGGCCGTCAACGCCAGCGTGAGCGTATCGGTGACGTCTTCGACCTTCATTGTGGTGCACAGCTTCCAGGCGACGATGTATCGCGAGAAGTCATCCAGGATGGTCGACAGATAGAACCAGCCCCAGCCAATCACCTTGAGGGCATCGTAACGTTAACCGGACATCGATCAAAATATGGGATCTGGCTGCATGACCAGATGTAGCCGTGATCCTCTTTATCGTCGCCACCGATTTCCCGCCGAGGTGATTGCCCATGCAGTTTGGCTGTATTTCCGGTTTCCGCTTAGCCTGCGGATGGTCGAGGATCTGCTGGCAGCGCGTGGCATCATCGTCTCTCATCAAAGCGTGCGGCTCTGGGCGGAGAAATTCGGTAGACATTTTGCCAACGATATCCGCAAGATCCGCCGGCAGGCTCGGGGACAAATGGCATCTCGATGAGGTTGTCATCACCATCGGTGGAAGGAAACACTGGCTTTGGCGCGCCGTTGATCAGGATGGCTTTGTTCTCGACGTGCTGGTGCAAAACCGCCGCAATGCCAAGGCGGCAAAACGTTTGATGCGCAAGCTCCTGAAAGCCCAAGGCCGTGCGCTGCGTGTGATGATTACCGACAAACTACGATCCTATGGTGCAGCAAAGCGGGAGGTCATGCCCGGCGTTGAGCATCGTTCTCACAAGGGATCGAACAATCGGTCGGAAAACTCTCATCAGCCCGTCCGACGACGGGAGAGGATCATGAAGCGCTTCAAGTCAGCACGACATCTTCAGCGTTTCGTTTCCATCCATGACCCCATCGCCAACCTCTTTAAAGTTCCCCGACACGATATCCCATCCGCCCACCATCGCGAACTGCGAACCGAAGCCATGCAAGCATGGCACCAAATCGCGCGCCTTCACGCCGCATGAACTAATTCCTCACGCCCAGATATTGCGTTCAAGGCGGTAAGTTTACAGTGCCGTCATTCGCTCACCCCATCTACAAAAACAAGATTCTGTGCTCGAAGGCCGATGACACGAAAATTACCGACGCATTTTCAATCGGCTGGCATACGCACAAACACCGCGTCATTCGAAACAGAACGTGCGACAAAACTTTACCATCAACAACTATCGGCACGGCAACGTATTTCGGGCGTGATTTTCCTATCCCCCGTTATTCGGTAGCGGTTCCGACAGAGGCAACCAAGGGCGCAATCGAAGAAATGGCCCTCTACGCCGGAGTCGCCTGCGATCACATAACTGAGATTAAAGCGGCGAGGGAAATCATTGCCTCCTTTGAAGAGGTCCTAAGCCGATCAAACATCCAATAGATTTTTTGCAAAAAGAGGTTGAATAAACAAATGTCATTCGCCGGATAGTGGTATAAAATCAAAGTTCTCTTGGAGGCAACACTAGATAAACTGTTCGAGCATAGATGCACGGCTGTCACTGAATATGACAGCCTCCTGACTCGGCAAGAAATCGACCTTTTGGGATACGGGCGAAATTTTCCGCAATTAACCTGCTGTCTTGGTCATATACCCGTGGGACTTCGCAACAAGTTCTCGGCCGGGGAACAGACATTTTCCAGCGGTTTTGAAGCAAGCGGCGCTACCGCTGCCCTGCTACCTGCCGCCTGCTACAAGATCTATCTCGAAAGGCGAAACACAACGCTCGCGTCTCCGATTTTCGTGGGATGTGTCGCCAAGTGCTTCAGAAATGAAGATAAGCCGTTGGACGAATTTCGCGCCCTGAACTTCACGATGAAAGAATTCGTCTATCTCGGATCGTCGGAGGGCGCGATGGAACACCTAGAAGCATCCCAGCAAATCATATCACGCTTGCTCCAAAACTCGGTATCGCGTTCGATATCGAGACGGCGACTGACCCATTTTTCGATACCAGCAGTTCGGTTGCGCGGTTGGCGCAGATCAGCCCGACGAAACGAGAGTTTGTTTATCAAGGGCACGCGGTTAGCTCATTGAACTGGCACAGAAACTACTTTGGTGAAAAGTTCTCAATCTTGTTGGATGGTGCCCCGATCGAAACAAGCTGCGCGGCCTTCGGTGTTGATCGCTGGTTGGCGATGTTCAAGGAGCATTTCATCAGCCCCGAAGAAGCCTTTGAGGCGCTCAAGAAGGTCACGGTCGAACATGAACGATCTGTTGCCTGTTAATCTTGAAGCAAGAAGCACATTGCTGATCGAATTCGTTTTCACGATTCGCAAACGCCATTTGGCAACCACGCTCGGAGGTGATGAGGACGTGATTGCCACCGCCGTTCTCA containing:
- a CDS encoding class-II aminoacyl-tRNA synthetase family protein — protein: MAQISPTKREFVYQGHAVSSLNWHRNYFGEKFSILLDGAPIETSCAAFGVDRWLAMFKEHFISPEEAFEALKKVTVEHERSVAC